One region of Terricaulis silvestris genomic DNA includes:
- a CDS encoding PadR family transcriptional regulator — protein sequence MAETEWTSQLRRGVLELCVLRILRDKPNYGYEIVTALAEFGPLSAGENTVYPLLRRLKTERYLEGYAVESPTGPPRQYFRLSARGRQHLTDLQTEWTEMARAVERCLGKGAKND from the coding sequence GTGGCCGAGACCGAATGGACCTCCCAATTGCGACGCGGCGTGCTGGAATTGTGCGTGCTGCGCATCCTGCGCGACAAACCAAACTACGGCTACGAGATCGTCACCGCGCTGGCCGAGTTCGGCCCGCTCTCCGCGGGTGAAAACACCGTTTATCCATTGCTGCGGCGGCTCAAAACCGAACGCTACCTCGAAGGCTATGCGGTGGAATCACCGACGGGCCCGCCGCGCCAATACTTTCGCCTGAGCGCACGCGGACGCCAGCACCTCACCGATCTGCAAACTGAATGGACCGAAATGGCGCGCGCTGTTGAGCGCTGCCTCGGCAAAGGAGCGAAGAATGACTGA
- a CDS encoding transcription antitermination factor NusB, whose product MNARVAAAELLIAVMDRGRALEDALEETASFNALEGRDRAFARALVTAGLRRLGSVNTVLSRFLERPLPDTAYHGRALLHIGATQLLVLGTPAHAAVGETVEAANSLREARGFAKLMNAVLRRVSRDGPEIFASLPPGSDLPPWLYTRWRAAYGESAPRIAQALLQEPPLDVSVKDDASGWAERLFGTVTPTGSVRLASPAPIDTLPGFGDGAWWVQDAAAALPARLLGDMRGKRVLDLCAAPGGKTLQLAATGARVTAVDKSDARLNRLRENLARTKLSAEVIAADALEYRAREPFDAVLLDAPCTSTGTLRRHPDVAWLRRPTDVRSLAELQSKLVAAAAALLKPGASLVYAVCSLEPEEGEGVVADALKHGWKRETIRAGDVPGADEFITAAGDLRTLPAHWPEIGGLDGFYAARLVRN is encoded by the coding sequence TTGAACGCCCGCGTCGCCGCCGCCGAGTTGCTCATCGCCGTGATGGATCGCGGTCGCGCGCTTGAAGATGCGCTGGAGGAGACGGCCAGTTTCAATGCGCTGGAGGGGCGCGATCGTGCATTCGCGCGGGCGCTGGTGACGGCGGGTTTGCGGCGTTTGGGCAGCGTCAATACCGTGCTGTCGCGGTTTCTGGAGCGACCGCTGCCGGATACGGCGTATCACGGGCGCGCGTTGCTCCACATTGGCGCGACGCAATTGTTGGTGCTCGGCACACCGGCGCACGCGGCGGTTGGCGAAACGGTGGAGGCGGCAAACTCGCTGCGCGAAGCGCGCGGGTTCGCGAAGCTGATGAACGCGGTGCTGCGGCGCGTGTCGCGCGATGGCCCGGAGATTTTCGCGTCACTGCCGCCTGGCTCGGATTTACCGCCGTGGCTCTACACGCGCTGGCGTGCGGCCTATGGCGAAAGCGCACCGCGCATTGCGCAGGCGCTGCTGCAAGAGCCGCCGCTGGATGTGAGCGTGAAGGATGATGCCTCGGGCTGGGCCGAGCGGCTATTCGGTACGGTTACGCCGACCGGCAGTGTGCGCCTGGCTTCACCTGCACCGATCGACACCCTTCCCGGCTTCGGCGATGGCGCATGGTGGGTGCAGGACGCCGCCGCCGCATTGCCGGCGCGCTTGCTCGGCGACATGCGCGGCAAGCGCGTGCTCGATCTCTGCGCCGCGCCGGGTGGCAAGACGCTGCAGCTCGCGGCGACAGGCGCGCGCGTGACCGCCGTGGACAAATCCGACGCGCGGCTCAATCGGCTGCGCGAAAATCTGGCGCGCACCAAACTCAGCGCCGAAGTGATCGCCGCCGATGCGTTGGAATACCGCGCGCGCGAGCCGTTCGACGCCGTGTTGCTCGACGCGCCTTGCACCTCCACCGGCACGCTGCGGCGTCATCCGGATGTCGCGTGGCTGCGCCGCCCGACCGACGTGCGTTCGTTGGCGGAGTTGCAATCGAAACTGGTTGCCGCTGCGGCGGCGCTGCTGAAGCCGGGCGCGTCGTTGGTCTATGCCGTGTGCTCGCTCGAGCCGGAGGAAGGCGAAGGCGTGGTCGCCGATGCGCTTAAGCATGGCTGGAAACGCGAGACGATACGCGCCGGCGATGTTCCAGGCGCGGACGAATTCATCACCGCCGCTGGCGATCTGCGCACCCTGCCCGCCCATTGGCCGGAGATCGGCGGCCTCGACGGCTTTTACGCAGCGCGCCTCGTCCGCAATTAG
- a CDS encoding DUF1700 domain-containing protein, with protein MTDRVSDYLAAFERESRGFGLNEASDIANDVRSHINEAVEYGKPLEEVLTSLGTPKALARAYAVELLMGKPKETSNIARFVQLLALVAFGGLLTLIVVTFLGSIGLSFVLSGILLFVLGLLEAGGVHLPHVQTGGMSPWLVAALGPVMFAIGWGALVLLRSYVRFAGRQLVRALPRRA; from the coding sequence ATGACTGACCGCGTGTCCGACTACCTGGCGGCGTTCGAACGAGAGTCGCGCGGCTTCGGTCTGAATGAAGCGAGCGACATCGCCAACGATGTGCGCAGCCACATCAACGAGGCCGTCGAGTACGGCAAGCCGCTCGAAGAGGTTCTGACCTCGCTCGGCACACCGAAGGCGCTAGCGCGCGCTTATGCGGTCGAGCTGCTGATGGGAAAGCCCAAAGAGACTTCAAACATCGCGCGATTTGTTCAACTGCTGGCGCTCGTGGCGTTCGGCGGCCTGCTGACGCTCATCGTTGTGACGTTTCTCGGTTCGATCGGCCTTTCATTCGTGCTCTCCGGCATCCTTCTGTTTGTGCTGGGACTTTTGGAAGCAGGAGGCGTGCATCTCCCGCATGTGCAAACAGGCGGCATGTCGCCGTGGCTCGTCGCGGCGCTTGGCCCAGTCATGTTCGCGATCGGGTGGGGCGCCTTGGTACTGCTGCGCTCGTACGTGCGCTTTGCCGGACGCCAACTGGTGCGTGCGCTGCCGCGTCGCGCTTAG
- the rpe gene encoding ribulose-phosphate 3-epimerase: protein MARTLIAPSILAADFARLGEEVRAAEAAGADMIHVDVMDGHFVPNISIGPSVVKSIRPHSKLPFDVHLMIAPVDPFIQQFRDAGADIITVHPEAGPHVHRTLQAIRASGAKAGVSLNPGTPAEVVDPIIDLVDLILVMSVNPGFGGQSFIETALPKIEKLRKKIDATGRDIILEVDGGVNAKTAPRVIEAGATALVAGTAVYGGDPTKYADNIRAIRGSA, encoded by the coding sequence ATGGCGCGGACGCTTATAGCCCCCTCGATTCTCGCCGCTGATTTCGCGCGCTTGGGCGAGGAAGTGCGCGCGGCTGAGGCTGCGGGCGCCGACATGATCCATGTCGACGTGATGGACGGCCATTTCGTGCCGAACATCTCGATCGGACCGAGTGTGGTGAAGTCGATCCGGCCGCATTCGAAATTGCCGTTTGACGTCCACCTGATGATCGCGCCGGTCGATCCATTCATCCAGCAATTCCGCGACGCCGGCGCCGATATCATCACGGTCCATCCGGAAGCCGGGCCGCACGTGCATCGGACTCTGCAGGCGATCCGCGCGAGTGGCGCGAAGGCCGGCGTCTCGCTCAATCCTGGAACGCCGGCCGAGGTGGTCGATCCAATCATCGATCTGGTCGATCTGATTTTGGTGATGAGCGTGAACCCAGGCTTCGGAGGGCAGAGCTTCATCGAGACGGCGCTGCCAAAGATCGAAAAGCTGCGCAAGAAGATCGACGCGACCGGCCGCGACATCATTCTCGAAGTCGATGGCGGCGTGAACGCGAAGACCGCGCCGCGCGTGATTGAAGCCGGCGCGACGGCGCTCGTCGCCGGCACCGCCGTCTACGGTGGCGATCCGACCAAGTACGCCGATAATATCCGCGCCATACGAGGCAGCGCCTAG
- a CDS encoding heparinase II/III family protein — translation MRLGDETPDRVESWGADPRVGDAERGREIGKGIWRIAAERLNGEHAMPWLPKHPSRHFTARLHSFSWLIDLAAVGPSANRRIAELIDAWVREHGEWDDIAWDPELTAERLYAWLCWGRPAFEHGDPEQRAALLRSAARQVRLLLVAQEELRERHLGSIKAGAALILAGAAGFPEAERLAQEGEELLIEACAKQFFPDGGHLSRAPEATVEALYDLVAACSALADPAPIIKETLPKIANMVRMLRLGDGGLGCFQGGSEGSAAAIDSVLARVVGDVRAFQFAQHTGYHRIEAGTTRVLLDVAGAPPLAYSERGHAGALSFELSSESERLTVNIGAARELEPTGRFAARTTNGHSTLTLGDALSATFDSPRRGNGPPRLVGPTLDDVRRSSDESGVTLQGRHDGYREKFGLLHRRYVFVDTEGKNLRGIDELIRPTRHKGPTPKNPVPYAARFHLHPDVRARWIEHQVALLETPGGQKWRLRTDAPDIAIEPSIYWGGKTVPRDALQIVLSGEADPMGHGLAPPNRLRWALTRHA, via the coding sequence ATGCGGCTGGGCGACGAGACACCAGATCGCGTCGAGAGCTGGGGCGCCGATCCGCGCGTCGGTGACGCCGAACGCGGACGCGAAATTGGCAAAGGCATTTGGCGCATCGCCGCTGAGCGGCTGAATGGCGAACACGCCATGCCGTGGTTGCCGAAACATCCGTCGCGCCACTTCACGGCGCGGCTGCATTCGTTCTCGTGGCTGATCGATCTTGCGGCGGTCGGGCCGTCCGCGAACCGGCGCATAGCGGAGCTGATCGACGCTTGGGTGCGCGAGCACGGGGAATGGGACGACATCGCTTGGGATCCTGAACTCACGGCGGAACGCCTGTATGCGTGGCTGTGCTGGGGTCGGCCCGCGTTTGAGCATGGCGATCCCGAACAACGCGCGGCGTTGCTGCGCTCTGCCGCACGGCAAGTGCGCTTGTTGCTGGTGGCGCAGGAAGAATTGCGTGAGCGGCACCTCGGTTCGATCAAGGCTGGTGCGGCGCTCATACTTGCTGGTGCAGCGGGATTTCCGGAAGCGGAGCGGTTGGCGCAGGAAGGCGAAGAGCTGCTGATCGAGGCGTGCGCCAAGCAATTTTTCCCGGATGGCGGCCATCTTTCGCGCGCGCCCGAAGCGACGGTGGAAGCGCTCTATGATCTTGTCGCCGCGTGCAGCGCGCTCGCTGATCCAGCGCCGATCATCAAGGAAACGCTGCCGAAGATCGCCAACATGGTGCGCATGCTGCGCCTGGGCGATGGCGGCTTGGGCTGCTTCCAGGGCGGCTCGGAGGGCTCGGCGGCAGCGATTGATTCCGTGCTGGCGCGCGTTGTCGGTGACGTGCGTGCGTTTCAGTTCGCGCAGCACACCGGCTATCACCGCATCGAAGCCGGCACGACGCGCGTGTTGTTGGATGTCGCCGGGGCGCCGCCGCTTGCCTATTCGGAGCGCGGGCATGCGGGTGCGCTGTCGTTTGAACTGTCGAGTGAGTCGGAGCGGCTGACCGTCAACATTGGCGCGGCACGCGAGCTGGAGCCGACTGGGCGCTTCGCGGCGCGCACCACCAACGGGCACTCGACGCTGACTCTTGGCGACGCGCTATCGGCGACGTTTGACTCTCCGCGGCGCGGCAACGGTCCGCCGCGTTTGGTTGGGCCGACGCTGGATGATGTCCGGCGCTCGTCCGACGAAAGCGGCGTCACGCTGCAAGGGCGGCATGACGGCTATCGCGAGAAGTTCGGCCTGCTGCATCGGCGCTACGTGTTCGTCGACACCGAAGGCAAGAATCTGCGCGGCATCGATGAGCTGATCCGGCCGACGCGTCACAAGGGGCCGACGCCAAAAAACCCCGTCCCCTACGCCGCGCGCTTCCACCTTCATCCGGACGTGCGCGCGCGCTGGATCGAGCACCAAGTCGCGCTGCTCGAAACGCCTGGTGGCCAGAAGTGGCGATTGCGCACGGATGCGCCGGATATCGCGATCGAACCGTCGATTTATTGGGGCGGCAAAACCGTGCCGCGCGATGCGTTGCAGATCGTGCTTTCAGGCGAAGCTGATCCGATGGGCCACGGGCTCGCCCCGCCAAACCGCCTGCGCTGGGCGCTAACGCGGCACGCCTAA